One Numida meleagris isolate 19003 breed g44 Domestic line chromosome 6, NumMel1.0, whole genome shotgun sequence genomic region harbors:
- the GPR176 gene encoding G-protein coupled receptor 176 isoform X3, translated as MGIVLLLFKGNIMVLWSTCRTSVLKSVTNRFIKNLACSGICASLVCVPFDIVLSASPHCCWWIYTMLFCKIAKFLHKVFCSVTILSFPAIALDRYYSVLYPLERKITDAKSRDLVIYIWAHAIVASIPVFAVTNVSDIYAMSTCSESWSYSLGHLIYVVIYNITTVIVPVAVVFLFMILIRRALSASQKKKVIIAALRTPQNTISIPYASQREAELHAMLLSMVVIFIFCSIPYVTLVIYRTILNVSDISVFLLLTAIWVPKVSLLANPLLFLTVNKSVRKCLVGMIVQLHRRFSRRNIISSGGVADANLEPSARSGSQLLEMFHIGQQQIFKPTEDEENETKSVGSSDFQQKEIPVTCSEVGETSVHKFIPQTIADSAAQVAPAVPAEADMVNDKYSMPFGFGPFELPPQWLSESRNSKKRLLPPLGNTPEELIRTKQPKCKAERKISRNNKVSIFPKVDS; from the exons ATGGGGATCgtccttctgctttttaaag GTAACATCATGGTGCTGTGGTCAACTTGCAGAACATCGGTACTTAAATCTGTAACAAACCGATTCATTAAGAATTTGGCCTGCTCGGGTATTTGTGCCAGCCTAGTCTGCGTGCCTTTTGACATTGTTCTTAGTGCCAGTCCACACTGCTGCTGGTGGATCTATACGATGCTCTTCTGCAAAATTGCCAAGTTTCTACACAAAGTCTTCTGCTCAGTGACCATCCTCAGTTTTCCAGCCATTGCTCTTGACAG atACTACTCTGTTTTATAccctctggaaagaaaaataactgatgcAAAATCCCGAGACCTGGTTATCTACATCTGGGCCCATGCAATAGTGGCCAGCATTCCGGTATTTGCTGTGACCAATGTGTCTGATATTTATGCCATGTCCACCTGCTCCGAATCCTGGAGTTACTCCCTTGGCCACTTGATCTATGTTGTCATCTATAACATCACCACTGTGATTGTACCAGTGGCTGTGGTATTTCTCTTCATGATTCTTATTCGCAGGGCACTGAGTGccagccagaagaaaaaagtcatcaTAGCTGCATTAAGGACCCCTCAGAATACAATTTCAATCCCTTATGCCTCCCAGCGAGAAGCTGAGCTTCATGCCATGCTGCTTTCTATGGttgtgatatttattttctgcagcatcCCCTATGTGACTCTGGTGATTTACCGCACCATACTCAATGTTTCagatatttcagtctttttgcTTCTCACTGCCATTTGGGTGCCCAAGGTCTCTTTGTTAGCCAatcctttgttatttttaactgttaacAAATCTGTACGGAAGTGCTTAGTGGGGATGATAGTACAGCTGCACCGAAGGTTCAGCAGGAGAAACATCATCAGCTCAGGTGGTGTTGCAGATGCTAATCTGGAGCCCAGTGCCCGTTCAGGGAGCCAGCTTCTGGAAATGTTCCATATTGGGCAACAACAAATCTTCAAGCCAACAGAAGACGAGGAGAATGAAACCAAATCTGTTGGCTCTAGTGactttcagcagaaagaaattccTGTCACCTGTTCAGAGGTAGGAGAGACTTCGGTTCACAAATTTATACCACAGACCATTGCAGACTCTGCAGCTCAGGTGGCACCAGCTGTGCCTGCGGAAGCTGATATGGTAAACGACAAGTATTCCATGCCATTTGGTTTTGGACCCTTTGAGCTACCTCCACAATGGCTGTCGGAAAGTCGAAACAGTAAGAAGCGACTCCTGCCTCCTTTGGGGAATACCCCTGAAGAGCTAATCCGGACAAAGCAGCCAAAGtgtaaagcagaaagaaaaattagcaGAAACAATAAAGTCAGTATCTTTCCCAAGGTGGATTCTTAG
- the GPR176 gene encoding G-protein coupled receptor 176 isoform X2, with product MAVGLLPWRWLCCLWLWPRPPRSCTKFWKWGNIMVLWSTCRTSVLKSVTNRFIKNLACSGICASLVCVPFDIVLSASPHCCWWIYTMLFCKIAKFLHKVFCSVTILSFPAIALDRYYSVLYPLERKITDAKSRDLVIYIWAHAIVASIPVFAVTNVSDIYAMSTCSESWSYSLGHLIYVVIYNITTVIVPVAVVFLFMILIRRALSASQKKKVIIAALRTPQNTISIPYASQREAELHAMLLSMVVIFIFCSIPYVTLVIYRTILNVSDISVFLLLTAIWVPKVSLLANPLLFLTVNKSVRKCLVGMIVQLHRRFSRRNIISSGGVADANLEPSARSGSQLLEMFHIGQQQIFKPTEDEENETKSVGSSDFQQKEIPVTCSEVGETSVHKFIPQTIADSAAQVAPAVPAEADMVNDKYSMPFGFGPFELPPQWLSESRNSKKRLLPPLGNTPEELIRTKQPKCKAERKISRNNKVSIFPKVDS from the exons GTAACATCATGGTGCTGTGGTCAACTTGCAGAACATCGGTACTTAAATCTGTAACAAACCGATTCATTAAGAATTTGGCCTGCTCGGGTATTTGTGCCAGCCTAGTCTGCGTGCCTTTTGACATTGTTCTTAGTGCCAGTCCACACTGCTGCTGGTGGATCTATACGATGCTCTTCTGCAAAATTGCCAAGTTTCTACACAAAGTCTTCTGCTCAGTGACCATCCTCAGTTTTCCAGCCATTGCTCTTGACAG atACTACTCTGTTTTATAccctctggaaagaaaaataactgatgcAAAATCCCGAGACCTGGTTATCTACATCTGGGCCCATGCAATAGTGGCCAGCATTCCGGTATTTGCTGTGACCAATGTGTCTGATATTTATGCCATGTCCACCTGCTCCGAATCCTGGAGTTACTCCCTTGGCCACTTGATCTATGTTGTCATCTATAACATCACCACTGTGATTGTACCAGTGGCTGTGGTATTTCTCTTCATGATTCTTATTCGCAGGGCACTGAGTGccagccagaagaaaaaagtcatcaTAGCTGCATTAAGGACCCCTCAGAATACAATTTCAATCCCTTATGCCTCCCAGCGAGAAGCTGAGCTTCATGCCATGCTGCTTTCTATGGttgtgatatttattttctgcagcatcCCCTATGTGACTCTGGTGATTTACCGCACCATACTCAATGTTTCagatatttcagtctttttgcTTCTCACTGCCATTTGGGTGCCCAAGGTCTCTTTGTTAGCCAatcctttgttatttttaactgttaacAAATCTGTACGGAAGTGCTTAGTGGGGATGATAGTACAGCTGCACCGAAGGTTCAGCAGGAGAAACATCATCAGCTCAGGTGGTGTTGCAGATGCTAATCTGGAGCCCAGTGCCCGTTCAGGGAGCCAGCTTCTGGAAATGTTCCATATTGGGCAACAACAAATCTTCAAGCCAACAGAAGACGAGGAGAATGAAACCAAATCTGTTGGCTCTAGTGactttcagcagaaagaaattccTGTCACCTGTTCAGAGGTAGGAGAGACTTCGGTTCACAAATTTATACCACAGACCATTGCAGACTCTGCAGCTCAGGTGGCACCAGCTGTGCCTGCGGAAGCTGATATGGTAAACGACAAGTATTCCATGCCATTTGGTTTTGGACCCTTTGAGCTACCTCCACAATGGCTGTCGGAAAGTCGAAACAGTAAGAAGCGACTCCTGCCTCCTTTGGGGAATACCCCTGAAGAGCTAATCCGGACAAAGCAGCCAAAGtgtaaagcagaaagaaaaattagcaGAAACAATAAAGTCAGTATCTTTCCCAAGGTGGATTCTTAG
- the GPR176 gene encoding G-protein coupled receptor 176 isoform X4: MIGNIMVLWSTCRTSVLKSVTNRFIKNLACSGICASLVCVPFDIVLSASPHCCWWIYTMLFCKIAKFLHKVFCSVTILSFPAIALDRYYSVLYPLERKITDAKSRDLVIYIWAHAIVASIPVFAVTNVSDIYAMSTCSESWSYSLGHLIYVVIYNITTVIVPVAVVFLFMILIRRALSASQKKKVIIAALRTPQNTISIPYASQREAELHAMLLSMVVIFIFCSIPYVTLVIYRTILNVSDISVFLLLTAIWVPKVSLLANPLLFLTVNKSVRKCLVGMIVQLHRRFSRRNIISSGGVADANLEPSARSGSQLLEMFHIGQQQIFKPTEDEENETKSVGSSDFQQKEIPVTCSEVGETSVHKFIPQTIADSAAQVAPAVPAEADMVNDKYSMPFGFGPFELPPQWLSESRNSKKRLLPPLGNTPEELIRTKQPKCKAERKISRNNKVSIFPKVDS, encoded by the exons GTAACATCATGGTGCTGTGGTCAACTTGCAGAACATCGGTACTTAAATCTGTAACAAACCGATTCATTAAGAATTTGGCCTGCTCGGGTATTTGTGCCAGCCTAGTCTGCGTGCCTTTTGACATTGTTCTTAGTGCCAGTCCACACTGCTGCTGGTGGATCTATACGATGCTCTTCTGCAAAATTGCCAAGTTTCTACACAAAGTCTTCTGCTCAGTGACCATCCTCAGTTTTCCAGCCATTGCTCTTGACAG atACTACTCTGTTTTATAccctctggaaagaaaaataactgatgcAAAATCCCGAGACCTGGTTATCTACATCTGGGCCCATGCAATAGTGGCCAGCATTCCGGTATTTGCTGTGACCAATGTGTCTGATATTTATGCCATGTCCACCTGCTCCGAATCCTGGAGTTACTCCCTTGGCCACTTGATCTATGTTGTCATCTATAACATCACCACTGTGATTGTACCAGTGGCTGTGGTATTTCTCTTCATGATTCTTATTCGCAGGGCACTGAGTGccagccagaagaaaaaagtcatcaTAGCTGCATTAAGGACCCCTCAGAATACAATTTCAATCCCTTATGCCTCCCAGCGAGAAGCTGAGCTTCATGCCATGCTGCTTTCTATGGttgtgatatttattttctgcagcatcCCCTATGTGACTCTGGTGATTTACCGCACCATACTCAATGTTTCagatatttcagtctttttgcTTCTCACTGCCATTTGGGTGCCCAAGGTCTCTTTGTTAGCCAatcctttgttatttttaactgttaacAAATCTGTACGGAAGTGCTTAGTGGGGATGATAGTACAGCTGCACCGAAGGTTCAGCAGGAGAAACATCATCAGCTCAGGTGGTGTTGCAGATGCTAATCTGGAGCCCAGTGCCCGTTCAGGGAGCCAGCTTCTGGAAATGTTCCATATTGGGCAACAACAAATCTTCAAGCCAACAGAAGACGAGGAGAATGAAACCAAATCTGTTGGCTCTAGTGactttcagcagaaagaaattccTGTCACCTGTTCAGAGGTAGGAGAGACTTCGGTTCACAAATTTATACCACAGACCATTGCAGACTCTGCAGCTCAGGTGGCACCAGCTGTGCCTGCGGAAGCTGATATGGTAAACGACAAGTATTCCATGCCATTTGGTTTTGGACCCTTTGAGCTACCTCCACAATGGCTGTCGGAAAGTCGAAACAGTAAGAAGCGACTCCTGCCTCCTTTGGGGAATACCCCTGAAGAGCTAATCCGGACAAAGCAGCCAAAGtgtaaagcagaaagaaaaattagcaGAAACAATAAAGTCAGTATCTTTCCCAAGGTGGATTCTTAG
- the GPR176 gene encoding G-protein coupled receptor 176 isoform X5 codes for MVLWSTCRTSVLKSVTNRFIKNLACSGICASLVCVPFDIVLSASPHCCWWIYTMLFCKIAKFLHKVFCSVTILSFPAIALDRYYSVLYPLERKITDAKSRDLVIYIWAHAIVASIPVFAVTNVSDIYAMSTCSESWSYSLGHLIYVVIYNITTVIVPVAVVFLFMILIRRALSASQKKKVIIAALRTPQNTISIPYASQREAELHAMLLSMVVIFIFCSIPYVTLVIYRTILNVSDISVFLLLTAIWVPKVSLLANPLLFLTVNKSVRKCLVGMIVQLHRRFSRRNIISSGGVADANLEPSARSGSQLLEMFHIGQQQIFKPTEDEENETKSVGSSDFQQKEIPVTCSEVGETSVHKFIPQTIADSAAQVAPAVPAEADMVNDKYSMPFGFGPFELPPQWLSESRNSKKRLLPPLGNTPEELIRTKQPKCKAERKISRNNKVSIFPKVDS; via the exons ATGGTGCTGTGGTCAACTTGCAGAACATCGGTACTTAAATCTGTAACAAACCGATTCATTAAGAATTTGGCCTGCTCGGGTATTTGTGCCAGCCTAGTCTGCGTGCCTTTTGACATTGTTCTTAGTGCCAGTCCACACTGCTGCTGGTGGATCTATACGATGCTCTTCTGCAAAATTGCCAAGTTTCTACACAAAGTCTTCTGCTCAGTGACCATCCTCAGTTTTCCAGCCATTGCTCTTGACAG atACTACTCTGTTTTATAccctctggaaagaaaaataactgatgcAAAATCCCGAGACCTGGTTATCTACATCTGGGCCCATGCAATAGTGGCCAGCATTCCGGTATTTGCTGTGACCAATGTGTCTGATATTTATGCCATGTCCACCTGCTCCGAATCCTGGAGTTACTCCCTTGGCCACTTGATCTATGTTGTCATCTATAACATCACCACTGTGATTGTACCAGTGGCTGTGGTATTTCTCTTCATGATTCTTATTCGCAGGGCACTGAGTGccagccagaagaaaaaagtcatcaTAGCTGCATTAAGGACCCCTCAGAATACAATTTCAATCCCTTATGCCTCCCAGCGAGAAGCTGAGCTTCATGCCATGCTGCTTTCTATGGttgtgatatttattttctgcagcatcCCCTATGTGACTCTGGTGATTTACCGCACCATACTCAATGTTTCagatatttcagtctttttgcTTCTCACTGCCATTTGGGTGCCCAAGGTCTCTTTGTTAGCCAatcctttgttatttttaactgttaacAAATCTGTACGGAAGTGCTTAGTGGGGATGATAGTACAGCTGCACCGAAGGTTCAGCAGGAGAAACATCATCAGCTCAGGTGGTGTTGCAGATGCTAATCTGGAGCCCAGTGCCCGTTCAGGGAGCCAGCTTCTGGAAATGTTCCATATTGGGCAACAACAAATCTTCAAGCCAACAGAAGACGAGGAGAATGAAACCAAATCTGTTGGCTCTAGTGactttcagcagaaagaaattccTGTCACCTGTTCAGAGGTAGGAGAGACTTCGGTTCACAAATTTATACCACAGACCATTGCAGACTCTGCAGCTCAGGTGGCACCAGCTGTGCCTGCGGAAGCTGATATGGTAAACGACAAGTATTCCATGCCATTTGGTTTTGGACCCTTTGAGCTACCTCCACAATGGCTGTCGGAAAGTCGAAACAGTAAGAAGCGACTCCTGCCTCCTTTGGGGAATACCCCTGAAGAGCTAATCCGGACAAAGCAGCCAAAGtgtaaagcagaaagaaaaattagcaGAAACAATAAAGTCAGTATCTTTCCCAAGGTGGATTCTTAG
- the LOC110401309 gene encoding uncharacterized protein LOC110401309, with amino-acid sequence MQVQKHSSEAIKAPKRADKKKKKPFNCTHLKRISQQHFPELTRAAPDAACSTARWAAVGARAPGRARGRRRYRGRGRRCHDDGSQTPHHPQSRELQAAGLERAEPPSERRAAGRGAAFAVPPKLVLPWRRCQRAPGPPAARAARGASGTAARGFSLGLPNCGCEAAVGAVPLASAPGAAGSEILVRMRSVLQYTPSAGALR; translated from the exons ATGCAAGTACAAAAGCATAGCAGCGAGGCAATCAAAGCACCCAAACgtgctgacaaaaaaaaaaaaaaaccgttCAATTGCACACATCTCAAAAGAATCTCACAGCAGCACTTTCCAGAGCTCACCAGGGCAGCCCCAGACGCCGCCTGCAGCACCGCGCGGTGGGCGGCCGTTGGTGCGCGTGCTCCCGGCAGAGCCCGGGGCCGCCGGCGTTACCGGGGCCGCGGGCGCCGTTGCCACGACGACGGCTCGCAGACGCCGCACCATCCGCAGTCGCGAGAGCTGCAGGCGGCCGGCTTAGAGCGGGCGGAGCCGCCGTCGGAACGCAGGGCTGCGGGTCGCGGCGCTGCCTTCGCTGTCCCGCCGAAGCTCGTCCTTCCCTGGCGCCGCTGCCAGAGGGCACCGGGGCCGCCTGCGGCGCGTGCTGCCAGAGGAGCGAGCGGCACGGCAGCGCGCGGCTTTAGCCTGGGTTTGCCAAACTGCGGGTGCGAAGCGGCCGTGGGCGCTGTGCCGCTGGCGTCAGCTCCCGGAGCTGCTGGCTCAG AAATCCTTGTGAGGATGAGAAGTGTTCTGCAGTACACCCCATCAGCGGGAGCATTGCGGTAG